The genome window CCACCGTGCGCCTCGGCGAGCCGTACACCCCGCCGATCGCCGGCGAGTGGCCGCCGTGCCGTTGCCCGCGCTGTGAACCGATCACCTGGTCCGACTGATCAGGTCCTTCGTCACCTCGGAGTTGCCATGAACCCGACGACCGCCCAGACGCTGGCCCGCCTGCACGGGCTCGGCGTCCCGTGGACCGGCGTCACCCATGCCGTCCACGCCCGCCTGGCCGGCGGCACCCCGGAGCTCCCCGCTCCGCCGGCCGATCCGCTTCCCGCCCCGACCCAGGCGCAGGAACAGGATTAGCACCACTGCCAGTTGGGCCGCCGCGCCCAGCACCATGGACAGCCACACCCCGCGCACTCCGGCGACCGCGCTCAGCCCGTACGCCAGCGGCAGCTGCACGGCCGCCCCGAACGCCGTCGCCCAGAGCAGCGACCTGCTCCTCCCGCTCCCCATGAACACCCCGCCCAGCGAGATGACTCCCGCCAGCAGCACCAGGTACGGCACCAGGTACCAGAGCATCTCGCCGGTCACCCCGACCACGTCCGGCGCCGAGCTGAACACCCGCGCCGCCGACCGTCCGAACAGCGCCAGCACCGTGCCGGCGCCGGCGGCCAACCCCATTGCCAGCAACGCGCTCTGCCGACCCACCAGCTGGGGCCCGCACCCACGTGCCGTCAGGATGCTCCCGGCCTGGCGGAACGAGTAGCAGGCCATCGTGACGAAGAGGATGAGCTTGGTGCCGATGCCGTACGCGGCCAGCGGTGCCTCGCCGAACCGGGCGACCACGCCGACCAGCGCCGCCGCCATGCCCATCCGCAGCACGAAGTCGCCGGAGACGGGCAGCCCGATCCCGAGCAGCTTGCGCAGTACCTCACCCAGTCGGGGACCGCCGCCATGCTCCCCAACTCGCCGTCCGCGTAGCAGGACCAGGCTCGCCGCCAGCGCGATCGTGCGCCCCAGCAGCATCCCGACCGCCGCCCCCGCGACGCCGAGTCGTGGCGCCCCGCCCACGCCGTACATCAGCACCGGGTCCGCGACCAGGATGACCGCGTTGGCAACCATCGCCATCCGCATCGGAGTTCGGGTGTCGCCGGTGCCCTTGAACAGGCCGTCGACCACGTTCTGGGCGAAGAACACCGCCATGCCGGGGAACGAGACCGCGAAGAACTCGGCCGCCAGTCGCACCACTTCGGTGTCGCCGCCGGCCAGCAGCCGGGCCACCTCGCCGTGCGCGAGGAACCCGCCGACCGCCACCACCGGTGTGATCGCCAGCCAGAGCAGCCCGGCGGCCCGGGTGATCACCGGCACCGCCGCCCGCCGGCCACTTGCCAGGGCGTCCGCGATCAGGACGGTCGCCCCGACGTTCACCGCCAGGATCACGCCGAGCAGCACGTTCTCCACCGTGCTCGCCACGGCGATCGCGCCGACCGCCGACGCGCCGAGCCGGGCGCCCCAGGCGGTGTCGATGATGCCCGCGATCACCCCGGAGAGCAGTTCCAGGTAGACCGGCACGCCTAAGCCGAGCAGGGCCCGGCGCACGGCGGCGGGGGAGGACGGGGTGGAGACGGGGGTGACGGACATCGGTGCCGACCAATCAGTCAGGGGAGGACGGGGCTCTCGGCTGAGGCGCCGTCACACTACCTCGAATCGAGTCCCTCGAATAGAGTTAGCGGGAGAATGGTCCGGCTGTCCCCGTCCCGCCCCGTCCTGTCCCGTCCTGTCCTCTCGTCCTCGATCCGCCTGAGGAGCACCGTGCTGACCCTCGCCATCCTCGGCTTCCTCGCCGAAGAGTCCCTGCACGCCTACGAGTTGCGGCGCCGCCTGTCCGAACTCATGGGCCACAACCGGCCGGTCAGCGACGGTGCGCTCTACCCGGCGCTCAACCGCCTGCGCGAGGCCGGCCTGCTCTCCCGCCACGCCGAACCCGGCGGCGGAGCGCCGCAGCGCCAGATGCTGGAGCTCACCGAGGCCGGCCGGGCCGAACTCCTGCGCCGGCTCGCCGAACCCAAGCAGAGCGAGATCACCAACGGCGGCGAGTTCTTCGTGCTGCTCGCCTTCCTGGGCCAACTGCCCGAACCGGCCGCGCGCGCCACCGTCCTGCGCCGCCGCCTCGCCTTCCTGACCGCACCGGCCGGCTTCTTCAGCGCGAACGGGAAGCCCCAGCGGATCAAGGACACCGAGGACCCGTACCGCAGGGGCATGCTGGTGGTCGCCAGGGCCGCGCAACTCGCCGAACGGGCCTGGCTGGAGGAGATGCTGGAGTCGCTCCCGGCCGCTTGACGGGGCGGGAGTCGGTGCGCGCCGGGCGCGGATCTGGTGGAATCCACGGGTGCCCGATCTCCTGCGGCTGGTCCACCGGCTCAACTCCGCCTACCCGTGGGACCACAACGCCCGCCTCCACCCGTGGATCCTGCGTCAGCTCCCGGCCCGCCCCCGCAGCGCGCTCGACGTCGGCTGCGGCGCCGGCGACCTGGCCCGCCGGCTCGCCGTCCGGGCCCGGGAGGTGCACGGGATCGACAGCGATCCCGCGATCGTCGAGCTGGCCCGGCGGCGGACCCGGGCCGGTGCCCCGATCGAGTACACGGTCGGCGACGCGGTAACCGGCCTGCCGCCCGGGCCGCACGACGCGATCACCTGCGTCGCCGTGCTGCACCACCTGCCGCAGGCGGCGGCGCTGACGGCCCTGCGCGAACGGCTGGCGCCCGGCGGCACCTTGGTGGTCGTCGGACTCGCGCAACCGTCCTGGGACCTGACGGACCGCCTGCTCGAACTCGCCTCGCTGCTGCTCAACCCGGTGGTGGGCATCCTCAAGAACGGCGGCCGCCCGTCGCCGCGCCCGCCCGCGATGCGGGCCCGCACCAAGCCCGCCGAGGTGCGGTACGCCGACCTGGTCCGGGAGGCCCAACGCCTGCTCCCGGGAGCCAGGTTGCGCCGTCGGCTGTTCTGGCGGTACACGCTGGTGTGGCGTGCGCCCGGAGGAGCCTAGGCCGCCGCGAGAGCTGAAGCTGCGAGGCCGCTACCCGGCCGACTCCGTGGTCAGGTCCGTGGCCGGGTCCGTGGCCGGGTCCGTGGCCGGGTCCGTGGTCAGGTTCTTGGTCAGGAAGACCCGGCTGGTCCCGGGCGGGTCGCACGGCACCTCGCCGAACACCCGCCAGCCGTGCTTCAGGTAGAACCCGGGCGCCTGGAAGCTGATCGTGTAGAGCACCCCGGTCCGGCAGCCGCGCCGCACCGCCTCCCGCTCGGCCCGCCGCAGCAGCTCGCCGCCCAGGCCGGCCCCGCGCAGTGCGGGCGGCAGGTGGAACAGGTCGACGAAGAGCAGGCCGAGCGAGGTCCGCCCGGTGAGCCCGCCCACCACCTCGCCGGACGCGCGGTCGCGGACCAGGACGGCGAGCGGGCGGCGGTCCGCGACGCCGGTGCGGTCGGTGTTGAAGGCGTCGAGCGCGTCGGAGAGCAGCGCGAGGTCGGCGGGGGCCGGGGTGTCGGTGAGCAGGAGGTCGAGGGGGTCCACGTGGTCTCCGTTGAGGTGAGGGTGAGCGTGTTCGGTACCGGGACGGTAGGCCGCTGATGGTTCGGCCGCCGCCGAACGATCGACCTGGTCAGCGACAATCGATCGCATGGAGACCCAGCCCCCGCGCCGCCCGACCGCTGCCTCGGCGGACGTCGGCCTGGACATCGCCGCCGTCGCGCGGCTGCTCGCCGACGGCACCCGGGCCGGGTTCTGCGTCGCCCTGGCGGACGGGCGCGCCTGGACGGCCACCGAGCTCGCGCGCCACGCGGGCGTCGCCCCGTCCACCGCGAGCGAGCACCTGAACCTCCTGGTGGCCGGCGGCCTGCTCGTCGAGGAGCGGCACGGGCGGCACCGCTACCTGCGGCTGTCCGACCCCCGGGCCGTCGCCCTGGTGGAGGCGCTCGCGGACCTCGCCCCGCGCCGGTGCGCCGCGCCGCGCACGCTCTCCGCCGCCGGTCGGCAGCGCGCGCTGGCCCGGGCGCGCCTCTGCTACGACCACCTGGCCGGCGCCGTCGCGCTCGCGATCGCCGACGCGCTGACCGCCCAGGGCCTGGTCGTCCTCGAACCCGAGGCCGAACTCACCCCGGCCGGAGCCGAATTGTTCGCCGCCACCGGGATCGCCGTCCCCGGTGGCGCCCGTCGCCCGGCGGTGCGCGCCTGCCTGGACTGGACCGAGCGCCGCCCGCACCTGGCCGGCGCGGTCGGCGCCGGGCTCTGCGCCCACGCGCTGCATGAGGGTTGGTTCACCCGGATCGGCACCACCCGCGCGCTCGCCCTCACCGAGCCCGGCCGCGTGGCGTTCCGTCAGCTGCTCGGCGTGGAACTGGGCGACCGGGAGCCGGGGTTGGAATCGGACCAAGAGCCTGATTCGGCCTGACATTTCGGCGACGCTCCTGTTACTCGGCTGCGACACAAGATCACGAACCCCCGGGGACACGGACCGCGTGTTGAGAGGAGAAGGCACGAGCCACCCACACGGAGGAGCAAGCGTCATGAAGGTCACCAAGGCGGCGGCGATTGCGGCGAGCACGGTTGCGTTGGCGATGGGGGCGGTGGCCTGCAACGACGACGGTTCCGGCTCCGGCACCGCCAACCCGCCGGCGGCCTCGCACGCGGCGGGTGGGTCCGCCTCGGGCGGCAGCACCGGTGCGACCGGGGGTTCGGGCGGCTCCGGCGGTGCCGGCGCGAGCACCGGCGGCAGTGGTGGCGCCGGCAGCGCCAAGCCGTCGTCCACCGCCGATCGTTGCCGCCCCGACGAGCTCAAGGCGTACATCCAGATGGAGCCCCCGCTGGGCAACATGAGCGCCGGGCTGCTGAAGCTCGCCAACGTCGGCAAGCGCACCTGTGACATCACCGGCTACCCCGGCCTCGGCGGTCTGCTCGCCGACAACAGCCAGATCAACCTCAACACCACCCGGGTGCCGTATCCGTTCCCGCCCACCGACAAGATCACCATCAAGCCCGGCGACAACGCCTTCGCCGGCATGAAGTGGAACTCCTGCGACAAGGGCGACACCACCTGCCACGTGCTCGGCGGTCTGGTCGTCACCCCGCCGGACCAGAAGTCCCAGCTGGTCGCCGAGCTCACGGGCCTGGACAACAAGCCGGTGATCCAGGTGCTGGTCTCCTCCGCCGGCATCACGGTCGGCACCCTGCAGCCGACGGTGGGCGTGCTGTTCAACTCCTGAGCGGGCTGGGGCTGGGTGGGCACAGGGGCTGGGCGGGGGTGTGGGAGGCGTCACCGTTCCTACCGACCGTTCGGCCGCCTACGATCGCCTGGGTGCCGTTCTCTCGGGTGCCGTTGTGAACCGTCCTGAGGAGAACCGTCCTTGACCGCCCCCACCACCCCCACCGCCCCCACCGCCCCCACGGTCTCGCCCGGCAGCTACTACCAGCGCATCGACGAGCACCGCTACAAGCCCACCGCCCATGCCGGGGGCGCCTGGAACCTGGACGAGCAGCACTTCAGCCCGCTGGCCGGCCTGATCGTGCACGCGATCGACCGGCACCGCGCCGCCCGCCCCGACGACGGACTCGTGCTCGCCCGGATCAGCTACGACATCCTCGGCCGGATCGCCCTCGACGAGTGCGAGATCACCGTGCAGACCGTCCGGCCCGGCCGCACCGTCGAGTTGGTCGAGGCGGTGGTGGTGATCGGTGGGCGTCCGGTGGTCCGGGCCCGCGCCTGGCTGCTGGAGACCCTGGACACGTCGGCCGTCGCCGACACCCCGGTCGCGGAGTTGCCCGCACCCGAGTCCCTCGACCCCTGGCCGATGGGCGAGTTGTGGGGCGGCGGCTACATCGCCTCGATCGACGTGCGCCGGCACCGCGAGCGCCCCGGCCGGTCGACCGCCTGGCTGAGCACCCCGCACGAGCTGGTCGCGGGCGAACCGGCCGGCCCGCACGCCGCGTTCATCGCCCTGGTGGACACCGCGAACGGCATCGCCGTGCAACAGCCGCCCACCGAGTGGATGTTCCCCAACGTGGACCTGACCATCCACCTGCACCGCCGCCCCGAGGGCCGCTGGACCGGACTGGACACCACCGTCAGCTTCGGCCCGACCGGACACGGCGTCACCAGCACCGTGCTGCACGACACGGCGGGCCCGGTGGGCCGGGCCGAGCAGATCCTCACGGTGCGTCCGCTGGGCGCTATGTGACGTAGTGTCAGCTGGTTTCGATGGTTGCGGCCTCGGCCTCGGCGAGGATCTCCCGAACCAGGGCGGTGACCTGCGGGACCGTCACCTCGGGCAGGGCGCCCGGGCTCCAGTTGGGCAGGTGGCCGCCCTCGGGAAGGACCACGGCGGTCGCGCCGAGCTCGGTGACGAACGTGCGGACGTGCTCGAACGGT of Kitasatospora viridis contains these proteins:
- a CDS encoding MATE family efflux transporter, whose product is MSVTPVSTPSSPAAVRRALLGLGVPVYLELLSGVIAGIIDTAWGARLGASAVGAIAVASTVENVLLGVILAVNVGATVLIADALASGRRAAVPVITRAAGLLWLAITPVVAVGGFLAHGEVARLLAGGDTEVVRLAAEFFAVSFPGMAVFFAQNVVDGLFKGTGDTRTPMRMAMVANAVILVADPVLMYGVGGAPRLGVAGAAVGMLLGRTIALAASLVLLRGRRVGEHGGGPRLGEVLRKLLGIGLPVSGDFVLRMGMAAALVGVVARFGEAPLAAYGIGTKLILFVTMACYSFRQAGSILTARGCGPQLVGRQSALLAMGLAAGAGTVLALFGRSAARVFSSAPDVVGVTGEMLWYLVPYLVLLAGVISLGGVFMGSGRSRSLLWATAFGAAVQLPLAYGLSAVAGVRGVWLSMVLGAAAQLAVVLILFLRLGRGGKRIGRRSGELRGAAGQAGVDGMGDAGPRDAEPVQAGQRLGGRRVHGNSEVTKDLISRTR
- a CDS encoding PadR family transcriptional regulator; translated protein: MLTLAILGFLAEESLHAYELRRRLSELMGHNRPVSDGALYPALNRLREAGLLSRHAEPGGGAPQRQMLELTEAGRAELLRRLAEPKQSEITNGGEFFVLLAFLGQLPEPAARATVLRRRLAFLTAPAGFFSANGKPQRIKDTEDPYRRGMLVVARAAQLAERAWLEEMLESLPAA
- a CDS encoding class I SAM-dependent methyltransferase, whose translation is MPDLLRLVHRLNSAYPWDHNARLHPWILRQLPARPRSALDVGCGAGDLARRLAVRAREVHGIDSDPAIVELARRRTRAGAPIEYTVGDAVTGLPPGPHDAITCVAVLHHLPQAAALTALRERLAPGGTLVVVGLAQPSWDLTDRLLELASLLLNPVVGILKNGGRPSPRPPAMRARTKPAEVRYADLVREAQRLLPGARLRRRLFWRYTLVWRAPGGA
- a CDS encoding GNAT family N-acetyltransferase, which codes for MDPLDLLLTDTPAPADLALLSDALDAFNTDRTGVADRRPLAVLVRDRASGEVVGGLTGRTSLGLLFVDLFHLPPALRGAGLGGELLRRAEREAVRRGCRTGVLYTISFQAPGFYLKHGWRVFGEVPCDPPGTSRVFLTKNLTTDPATDPATDPATDLTTESAG
- a CDS encoding ArsR/SmtB family transcription factor, which gives rise to METQPPRRPTAASADVGLDIAAVARLLADGTRAGFCVALADGRAWTATELARHAGVAPSTASEHLNLLVAGGLLVEERHGRHRYLRLSDPRAVALVEALADLAPRRCAAPRTLSAAGRQRALARARLCYDHLAGAVALAIADALTAQGLVVLEPEAELTPAGAELFAATGIAVPGGARRPAVRACLDWTERRPHLAGAVGAGLCAHALHEGWFTRIGTTRALALTEPGRVAFRQLLGVELGDREPGLESDQEPDSA
- a CDS encoding DUF4232 domain-containing protein codes for the protein MKVTKAAAIAASTVALAMGAVACNDDGSGSGTANPPAASHAAGGSASGGSTGATGGSGGSGGAGASTGGSGGAGSAKPSSTADRCRPDELKAYIQMEPPLGNMSAGLLKLANVGKRTCDITGYPGLGGLLADNSQINLNTTRVPYPFPPTDKITIKPGDNAFAGMKWNSCDKGDTTCHVLGGLVVTPPDQKSQLVAELTGLDNKPVIQVLVSSAGITVGTLQPTVGVLFNS
- a CDS encoding thioesterase family protein gives rise to the protein MTAPTTPTAPTAPTVSPGSYYQRIDEHRYKPTAHAGGAWNLDEQHFSPLAGLIVHAIDRHRAARPDDGLVLARISYDILGRIALDECEITVQTVRPGRTVELVEAVVVIGGRPVVRARAWLLETLDTSAVADTPVAELPAPESLDPWPMGELWGGGYIASIDVRRHRERPGRSTAWLSTPHELVAGEPAGPHAAFIALVDTANGIAVQQPPTEWMFPNVDLTIHLHRRPEGRWTGLDTTVSFGPTGHGVTSTVLHDTAGPVGRAEQILTVRPLGAM